One Cryobacterium roopkundense genomic region harbors:
- a CDS encoding FhaA domain-containing protein, giving the protein MGILDNFEKGLERAVNGAFAKTFRSGLQPVEITSALRRELDTKAAVVARDRILAPNRFTVRMSHADYLRMSGLGATLIDELTQLVKKHAAEQRYQFTGGVSITLSEDRSLSEGMSQIDSSTFKGDVSWTPVLDISGKRYPLTKSRTVIGRGSDADITVDDSGTSRRHVEIIWDGARAQVKDLGSTNGSQLNGSPVSQAILEPESVVTIGRTRIVFRVLAQGQPTGDAHERHDMGGFWGPSK; this is encoded by the coding sequence GTGGGCATTCTGGATAATTTTGAGAAAGGTCTTGAGCGTGCCGTAAACGGCGCCTTCGCCAAGACCTTCAGATCGGGGCTGCAGCCCGTCGAGATCACCTCGGCACTGCGTCGCGAGCTGGACACGAAAGCGGCAGTCGTGGCCCGTGATCGTATTCTCGCGCCCAATCGCTTCACCGTGCGCATGTCTCACGCCGACTACCTGCGCATGTCCGGCCTTGGTGCAACGCTCATCGACGAGCTCACCCAGCTGGTCAAGAAGCACGCCGCCGAACAGCGGTACCAGTTCACCGGCGGCGTCTCCATCACCCTTTCCGAAGATCGCAGCCTCAGCGAGGGCATGAGCCAGATCGACTCGAGCACCTTCAAGGGCGACGTCTCGTGGACCCCTGTGCTCGACATCAGCGGCAAGCGCTACCCCCTCACCAAGTCCCGAACGGTGATCGGCCGCGGCAGCGACGCCGACATCACTGTCGATGACTCCGGAACCTCCCGCCGCCACGTCGAGATCATCTGGGACGGGGCCCGGGCCCAGGTCAAAGACCTCGGCTCGACGAACGGCTCACAGCTGAACGGTTCGCCTGTTTCCCAGGCGATCCTAGAACCCGAATCGGTCGTCACCATCGGCCGCACCCGCATCGTCTTCCGGGTGCTGGCGCAGGGACAACCCACCGGAGACGCACACGAACGCCACGACATGGGCGGATTCTGGGGGCCCTCGAAATGA